In Danaus plexippus chromosome 8, MEX_DaPlex, whole genome shotgun sequence, the sequence aACTAACAGACCCTTTCATCTCTTGTgcacgtgatcacggttgcaaCGAAGTAAACGAGATATACTCCATTAAAATGtggtacaaataatatatccaatttgtatatttttacttgtGTGGTCGCGAAACTAATCGTAAGTCATACCTATCAATTGATTCCCAAGTAAGAGACCGAGCCTGCCTCGTTTTGAGGAGTTGGCGCTGATGGATAGCCCGTGGGGTTCCGTTGTGGACACCTGGCCGCCCGTCAGACTGGGAATATACGCCAGACCTCTGAGACGCTGGCTGAGAAGGTTCCCAAGGTCCAGGATACTTATTATCAGCGGAGAGAGACTCGTTGTGGACCCCGCCGCTGAAATGACTAGGGTTCAGGTAACGGATGTGACGTCACTCATGTATATGAACGGACGTAAGATTCCCTATATCAAGTAGAAATCGAActattgttaatattcaaaataatatactgaaaaaaaatcctaatcCACATTTTATGAGTTCAGTATTACTAATATAGTCTTTCGTTTGAACTTCAATgagaaacattgttttatcATTAAGTGATTATTTGCAGGAATTCCTGAACCTCAAGCCGGTGATAACAGAAAAACATTTCTACTTTAATTCCACCAAAGGGTTCCCATGCCTGCTCAAATCTGAGAGCCGGTCAACTCCACACTGCCTTGGCAAAACCAAAGGTAGAAATCATCCCTACATAGATCCAGTAGCCTTAGAGAGACTGAGAGAATTCTATAGACCTCATAATGAGAGATTTTATGAACTATCTGGTATAAATTTTGGTTGGCAGTAACTTAGTTTagctgataaatataaattagaagaATTCCGACTGAAAGTTATGTAAATTGGAAAAAATcgttagttaaataatatgtaaatattagtataggctaataaaatattagtactGCTATAGACTATAGAGTATAGAGCGATGTGATAAATTGTCTATGCCATAATATGATGAACTATTTTATCATCATAGTTTTAAGCCTATTTCGGTACATATCTGATCATTAAGCCTATGAATggttgataaataaaaaaaaaattatataattttttttttcacatttaatgTCCAAgacttttatacattttccaAATCTATATTGATTAAACATTGAGACATTTCAAACATTCATATCTAACTGCTTATAAATGATCCAAAGTAAGAAAGCACATCTATAAACGCTGCTGTCTACATAGAAATTGATTAATTGATCATTATTAATACACAAAAAGATTGTTTTTGTAAcacacttatatattaaaagttgtatATTAAGTCGAGACATTTAGTAAAACTGTAAACACTCAGTACATATCGAATTGaacaatacttaataattaagatGCCTCCAAAGCTATACTAACTACTATACGGGGACATCTCCACGTAACATAAATTGTCACATACAGTGAATAATCTTACATACTAAACACTTATATCAAAccttaataaaagaaacaaaaaataacagatttatatataatatttacgttttaaaatattaaaaaatataaatgtttcatttaaattaaaatagtcctttgaaataaataatattttttattttgatatatatgaaaaagctaactcatataataagttttgtgcaataatcgatattttaaaaaaaaattataattttttttttactgttcaTAACGgtaatttatgattttctaactGAAgacattatatacaaatagatttgaaatattttaacatttgacaaatatatcaaaacaaaaatttacatattattctaaagcattttaaattgtagtattttttatatattcttaggtTGGCAATATGTTGTTGTACATGCatgatatatgaaaaaagtttttcatattacttataataaaaaaatgaaccGTTTCTGTTTGTGTTGTCAGATGTGTCAGatagaatgatttttttaaattatcggAAAActcagaatttataataaaaaaaaatctttattaagaCAGTTTGGGAATGAGTAGATAGAAAATGTATGGAATCATATGTACATAGTATATCGATATATTGTAACgtcaaaaatgaaaatgatcTCACCTAGGATGTACTATAGTGACAATATTTGTAGTGTACTAGCTAACGAATCAATAGTATACATACAATGACGTATTTATCATATCATTTACTATAGGAAATGCACTAAACTCTAAGACACATAGTCGCTTTAGAAaggctttaatatattattatttcatgtgTGCAGTACCAACACTGCAtcttttataaacacaaatatacaATCAAGTAATGCTTGTTTTATTCATTCCCTAACACACAGCTGTGACACATTTACttattgaataacattgagAATAAACCTTATAGCTAAACGGCTAATGAAAAATCAACTTTATCATCAAGTAATAAGGTTAcgatttagttatttaaatttgtgaatGCACACAtctacatttaaatgttacgaATGAAATGCAACGtacatttaaacattgaaacagatatattagaaatattctataataatacatacattatgaaatctataaataaataaggaacTCAACGGCCTATATACCCAGGCATACGGCTAAGTTGTAATACACATCAAAAAATTACTACTTGTACCGGGACCAAACCCGCGAATGTTTAAGATTCATTTGGAAGGAACACTGGCAACACTGTCGGCTTGATTTGTATGAAACCGATGGAATTCATGCCGACTACAGCAAATATGATGGCAACATCGTCATTGTATTTAGATGCCAGTGTAGCTATTTCCTGTCCGGATGGTATGGTTGATGATTCACTGCGAACATTAAAATAAGcctctattaaattaattggaaTAAGTCTTGAAGTTGTTATTTTAGCTTTAAAATTatggtaataattattttcacagTAATTCGAatgtttatattctttattaatattataataaaaacatttataaatgacgaaaataacattataataaaaataattatttgtatgagaAATAATACTTACTCGAGGGCAATTAAACGAAAATGTGGTGTTGGGCGATTGGTCTTCCTGAAGTTTTGAACATCTCGGTTGTAAACGTCGAAATCAATCTTAAGATTGCATTCATCATTGAGACTGTCATCTCTTCTGATGATAGTCAGTTTCCTTAAGACAGATGCCAAGGAATTATCTTCGGACTTGACTGTGACATTCGAGCTCACTTGTCTCAAATCGTTCATATTTCCTTGGAACTGAGCCATGGCTTCAACGAAACTCTGgcaaattaatgttttgagATTCAACCAGTCGTCGGTTTTGGTAGATTGTATCTTAAGGAAGTCATACATGAATTCCTCTCTCCTCAGATCTTTTTCGTCGTGATTACAAGCCATGTTTATGGAATCTTTCTTAACAACTTCGGCTCTACCAAAATCATCCTCCCTCGGCAGCCAACCTTTAGAAAACGTCTTGGCTAGCACGTCACTATACTTCTTACACTCCTGTACATCGCAATCGTCGCTCGTGGATGATGTATTCCCATCTTTCTGTTTCTCCGTGAGTCTCTTCAATATGTTGAACGGATTCTTGACCTTTTTCCCTTTGGAGCGATTCGGAGTGTCTTCGTTCATTAATACGTCCGATTCCGATTCTGACGTATCAAGAGTTATATGTCTTGGATTTTTGATTTCGTGCTCTTCCGATAGATAATATTCCTCTTTATAAGACTCGTTGAACACTTTCAATAGCTTTGATAAAGCCCTTCGGTGTCTGGCAGATGACTTCTTGTTTTCTTCTAAACTCTTTAGTTTGGATGCCAGTTGTTTTAACTGTTCCAGATTGTCTTTGTACGCTTGGTCGTCATTGTTTCTGCGCCTCTTCTCCGCCGGCTCCTCATCGTCTAGGTCGATGGTGTCCAATACGTTTTCGTCGACGATATCAAAGTCCGGACTTATCCTCATTCTTGCCTTGTAACGCCTGTTGTAAAGATGAATAAGTCTTTGCAGCGACTGTATATTCACTGGGTCCATGTTTCCTTTTTGTAGGAGTAACTTTAATTTGGcactaagttttttaataccatctaaatgttgtttttgtgTGTTATTTTTTGGTCTCTTCCTGCTTTGGGGCGTGATGCGGTTGTGTACGCTCAGTGTCGGGCGAGGGTAGGCGTGGTTTCTTGGTGTGAATTGACAATTGCTGTTTGTGTACCAGGGCGGGGAGAAGTTTCTTTGGAAGAACATGTTGAAGTTGAAATAGTTGAAGCTATGACGGTCTCTCCACATGTTGTATGGTCGGTATTGTGGGTTCTGTGACGGGAACCTCATATTGGATTGCCCCGTACCATCAGTATCGGATCTGCTCGCTGAGCTCCTCAACCTTCTCACATGACTTCCATTCACCTCATCCCcttcattgtatatatttgtttccgTCACGTCCGTCCTCTCGCCCTTTTCccttatgtttaataaattgacaGTATACTCTACTCTCTTCAATATAACGTTTATAggtaaatacataatatttggtTTCTTAACGATAACCGTTGATGTTCCTATAAGCTCGGGtaggttattaaaatacttatgtaAAACTTTTCCGCTGCACGGTTTAAGCTTTCTGCTTTTCAAAttcttaagttttattttgcagCACATATTATCTGATTTATCTTGGCTAGTGCCCTGTATTGAATTTGAAGCGCTCGTTTCCATATCACTATCTGATTGTGGAAATTCCTTCTTTATAGGTACGCTTAATATACCATGGTTTACGTCACCTGGAAATATATAACGGAAATTTTGATTCATCTATATGAAAGAATTAAAGAttgtaactaatatattttcggatatacaacgattttattattttaaaactacataatcccgacgtttcggttactttttagcaaccatgatcacgctcagacgagatgtgtcccgtgatcacggttgctgaaaagtaaccgaaacgtcgggattatgtagttttaagagacgaaacctcttagcattcaatggattcaccgtgcgggtgccgggtccattgcgttgcagggagtggagcttcaacagtgcctgggacttgcgacccaggtgtaggtttaaggggcccctaactaacgcgcgttaaacgctcacctccactgtccaagctcctctccctacctaaccatatttgaaaagaacctactagggctgccttcgaagtacgttccaagaacgaattgatgtgagttctggacaggcctaagtcttttagtaggttgtagagagatttagctgttatacctctcgctcccacttctaccgcgtataaatccacgacgaacctatttcgagtgagttcgtttgtgagctcgtaatatttgttgaccttgatggtatggtctttggggatgttggtttcccaaggaaccgtaagctctatcatcacaacgcgctttaagattcgcgaatacatgaatatgtccggtctggaggccgacgcacaaatatcctcggggattttgtattgtttttcacacgtatccatcattatagtccaatccgtagccgctttaaggatggagtaaggcttgacatttgtttttatagtcctaatgccctctctcacaaaacctactgatcgctcgtttgtggttattcctttttgcgctctggctaccgaaagactaaccgcttcacgtatgatttccaaaaccctatcgtgacgacgcgagtattgaccgctatcgaggagtaccttacatcccactaacaagtgcctagcagttccaactgccttcccacagatatagcaagtcttttcggtacctttaccccatcttactaaattactctgatctgggagagtcatctggaacgcattgagatagaattttagcaatgctggcgaccaatcatggattaaggtgcgccattttagtgctaatgggatgcaaaaatctcctatgtctaaccactcgttctgcatttctaaacttattgcatggatcttatatttatcattctcgtcttgccgaataaaagacttcaatatatccgtatcttggaccttcttacttgatcctaaccctactctgttactttgcgctcctatcataaactgcttgtggaattgaagccttgactctagctctggggcatctttgtcttttgggagcgatgcaacgacgtcatcctgggatttccccaggatgtatctcttggaaactctcaggtgtttatagagctccgatggcctttttcgactcatcccaaaactattgcgatccctgaataaagccgatgaatcagccgttagcgcgagcccgagccacaacttcaacatctttatgacgcccgcatctaactttgacaaaagggttttattaaaatcataaacgaggaaaggccaatttaaacgtgaagttagataattatcgtagatccaaccttttttaacgttactgatctgttggatatctaccttgttgagatcgtttaaaaagctatctactataccttctaaagatggagtacgacctatattatcaatcttccgaccgagaaatttaaatggcgcattttctgtaactgtagaaatgcattgaccgcctaacgataatcccggatcgtatgaggtgtatcttgtattccgcctaccgagacacagacagtgacatttacttggttttgtcctcaatccatcggtccactcacagaatttatccactttatctaatagtacttgacagtgtttggggttacgtgtcagtattgcgagatcgtcagcgaaggctaaaatagattccgtgtatttattattaaacttgaaccgatatccccattttttctcgttgctggttaatttatctactaagatgttaattacaatattaaatacaattggagataaacagcaaccttgaaaaggtcctacattgtaactaaaaattttgaatggcTTTCTtaagttgttatagaaaactttaattttgagtaatacgacgcgatcatatcactaactaggggtggaaagttgtaccatctcaGAGCGAATAGTatcaattcgtgttgtatcgacccgaacgcgttttctaagtctatccaacaaactgtaatttgcctctcgcttttcctagcatcttttaaactctccgacagcaaagtgttgtgttctaggcatccagaaattccgggtaaaaaccctttctggtgatttggcctaaaatacctgttgctcagcatgaatcgcgtcattctcgtttgtagaactgagaaaaagattttggatatagtatttgttaaggctatcggtctagtatcttttggatctgtgactcgatcttttttgggaatgaggacaaaaattgctttcccgaagcactccgggatttgcttccttgaccagattttatcgtatatatatgtgagatgtttacgaaccgatggacattttttaaaaactataaatggggtaccatcgggtcccggcgcagatttagacgattttttctttatctgaatactTATCTCATCTAGCGTTGGTGGAATGCCGTGGAAATCGAAACGAGGAATTCCAGGTTTTTGTTCGTTGGGATCCGCATAGAGTCTTACACTTTTAGGCACTTCGTATGTGCTCttaaaatgatcgtaaatttgttcattggtcaagagaagctgtccgcgttctttcttaaaaatggttttcgaatactcaaaagggtttttatcaaaatctaatctaatctaataaaatcgtagtatatccgaaaatatatcagtttcatttaaatgaataaaactcgcgaaagtcttagatctcattaactaaagaatgatataataattttacttaaatctgGCTTTAAGTGTGAATGCTTATTGAATCCGTATTAAAAGAATCATCTGGAAGTAAGTCGCagctaaaagaaaaaagatttccgatttaaaattaagtatgtaATGTTTACCTTTTATTcactttaagatatttaatgaGAAGATCTAAACTGCTGTGTCGGATTAATGggacttaaatttatttaaattaataaaatcttttatttaaatcacaagaaatattattgattgattactaattttaaaaataacctaGGCATTATTGTCATTTGACGATTATAATGGCAGGCGTAAAGAACTTAATGGAATAATCATACGccaaaaatatcatacatgATTTTGGAAAAGCGCATCAGCTTTAACATCAATATCGGCCCTATGTTTTAATAGTATCAACTATAACACTTCAGGGCCGATATTGACCAAACACAGCTAAGAATCACTGAAAGAAAACtagcttttaaataaaggaaaccgcattgaaattgtttaattcCTTTGTGAGTTACGAtgaaacagacagacatagACATCGACGTCAAACTGAtcatttcgttttaaaaaaatggtttatatAATACCAAGATAACACACcctattaaacttttttaaactttatatatgtttttggtCGATCATATTTGAAATGGCTAAACGTAATTTCAGTAGTTTGTACTGTGGAGGACATTTTGTGTTCCAATTATTTAGAATTCCATTATGATAATCCATTAGAAATACACAAaaccatttattatttagataatattaaaattatatatatagtatgtagTGAACATAGGATATGATGGAACAACACAacttgcaaaaattttatagaaacttTCATACAACATTCCACATGAAACaaaggaattaatatttatagcatcTATAGCACAAAAAAATccgtataataatatcaataaccCAGCAATACCTATAAATGTCAATTGTTCAGCAAAAACCTGAATGTAATTGAAGCATTTTTGTGCATCATTTTCAGTATTAGTAATACACTTGCCTTAACACATACAAAGCTATACACAAATGCATCTAGACATTCGCcttaataactattattaccTGCGTTATATTCTTCTGTGTCCGGTTCCTGTttgatttgtatattttcatattcatcCATTCTTTCCAATTTAATGTTTACCATAGTTGGATTCCCAACCGAACAACTCGCTTCCGAGCTACCAATATTGACTTTGTTAACATTATTACTAGTACTGGGATTATGTATCTCTTTGTCTGATGTTTCATGCCTATACACACGGTATCCGAGACGGCTGAGTGACGCATAAACTTTGTACTGTTGATGTGATATTAGTGGTCCAAGAAACAAAGAGTATGCCTGCTGTAGAGACACAACCACATcattgaatttgaaatatagacaattctgtaaaaaaaaaatctacctTCAATACAATAccaattagtaattttttatttatgtttaaatacataaatctgGAGATATGTGAGAATGAGTACACATTTGTTATTTAGTCCATCAGGATAATCGCAACTACAAGatcttattataacaattacaCGCTTCAATATAACCAAATTGTATccctttgtttataaattttttataaaacttgtatcctaattacataatattacatattgaaTGTcactacaaaaataaaaaattatagaattgtTTGtgatcttataaaaaaatactcacaagttccatcaaaaataaaatttcttcggCTCTAATATAAAGTTGCTTTCCTATGTTGTGTCCCATGTGTTGCCAATGACCACCCACTTTATGGGTAACTTCGGCAagctttaaattatctttccATACCGCATGACTCATGGCTCCTctattaataatcatattgaTTTCAGTATAAAGGAATAaacgaatttaatattgtaatacagatttcaaagatatttggttggaaaataaaagcaaaaatactataaagttaataatgtcATATTTTGTCTTTGTCTCGTTCTGTGCTTGCTTGaacatatatctttatattattattcctaGTATAAATAAGACAAAGCTGTTTTCAGTTGCATTCTTAGTAATAATCAATAATCTCAACACTTTACTTACTTAAATGaatgtttatgtattttgtcttaaaaataaatcaggaGTATTGATATATGTTAAACAGGAAATTGGAACAAGtatttgaaacattttgtGAAAACTTATGAACATAGTACAGGATTAAgactaaaatactttattaaaggGGATCTATGTATTATCTTGGCTTCAGTTAGAAATTTGACTCCATCAGAAACATTgtgtaatacaaataaaaaggaCATAGTGTCTCATACAAAGAAATCAGCTTACTTTTTTTCGATACGTTGTATTTCgatcaatttttttcttgcttCTATAGCTGCCTGTATCTGTTTTTGCTCCAACCAAGTTCCATTTGGAGTCACCTCTTTAACACCCAGCTCAGGTAAGGTGGCGTCAATTTTTGTAGTACCTCTCTGAACTAACTCACAACcactaaaaaattaaacgaaaaaacaatatttcactGCGTTGTAAGAGGTGAAAaacaaatctttataaaaagacCTAAGCAGAATGATAAACTTACGTTagcatattcatttttaaatcgacacaatattaacaattttaaacaataaaagaatcagtgaaggtaaaatatataaggattTTTCCAACTATCACCCTAATCGACGAAAAGTCAGCTTAGTGAGTAttgacattttcttttttgacAGATTTGAATAATAGACATTTATCAAATGTCATTCAAgcgttttgtttgttttttcaaacatttaaatcaaaagacaatattttcctgtacatttattttgtgtaaaaatatagttgtaaatataaataatataattttctggtATTTATTGCGTTCGGTCATGTATCCCTTTCAATAATATCTtgattcttaaatttatatgtaggtgaaataaattgtaatattataggtGGAGACAAATTTGATCTCAATATGTCTAAAAAGGAAGAGCTAATTAAGTTAGCGTAGCAAAAAAGAAAATCtactatacaatataatatacttatgtatCTACGTTTTTTGGAAGCACTTGAGAGTATCTGTCGTAACTCTGCAACACTCTAAAGTGTAAACATACATACtgttaatctttataaatcatatcatctttatttttattattgtttatatcttGGTTTTAAACTGTAATTACTACAGTTCTGACCTTATCGACTTTACTATATAcgtatctttaaaaaaatacacgtaACATCGACATCTTAAtcgtgtaataattttatttattctaatatattatgtcatgtaggaaactaaaatatttttttagtcacGAGCTACTGTATACGGATGATCGTTAAGGAAATAAATGTTCTTAAAGGAAATTGTCTCGTCTACATCCGGTCTGAACtcgagatatatttaataaacccTCTATTTTAAGGTAAGAACTCTttcttgatattaattaaaaaaacatggcTATAGACATtcaatttgttatttcaaatataaaatatttctactatAAATTACACATGTATTACGTTATCCAAATTCCCCCGTCAtacaatgaaagtaatatataagtataatgcATAAGTCGAACAAAGACAAGAGACAGAGTcgttaaaaatagttatttgtgTATTGTTATCGTTTGCATAGCAActtgagaatttttttctttaataaaaaacgtaaatattatataattaagcatttaaaaattacgttttaaaaaaatccttacgaccgcaaaaacaaaacatcgaTATAATCCTGTTATATTcatgtaaaaataactaaatataatttgtgaaCATTGGCTTAGGTATGTCAATAGTTTGACTTGATTCGTGTTATGACAGAAGGAGAAACTATaaagagattatataaaaattaaatacccataagtattttatatatagtatttattattattacttaaataaaatatataatacaacataAATCCTTAGTGATGGATAAATCTTGACAaatttttctatgtatttattacggTTGTAATTGTGTGAtatggtaaaaaaattattacaaattcattattttaaaaaagtttttgataaaGTCCATAAATTTTACAAGCTACTTAGGAAATTCTGAAGCacgtgaatttaaaaatttcagtattcaaaaaaaaggtttttatggaaactgttaaaaatacattcacaTCTGAATGCTTAATTCAAATTGGTttcgtcacactacatacagaGCGTTTTTCATTCAGAAATCTCACACATTACAGTTTTAACGTAGATTATGGAAAGAGGAACGGGAAACTCTCGATATCTAGAG encodes:
- the LOC116773108 gene encoding uncharacterized protein LOC116773108 — its product is MNMLTGCELVQRGTTKIDATLPELGVKEVTPNGTWLEQKQIQAAIEARKKLIEIQRIEKKGAMSHAVWKDNLKLAEVTHKVGGHWQHMGHNIGKQLYIRAEEILFLMELNCLYFKFNDVVVSLQQAYSLFLGPLISHQQYKVYASLSRLGYRVYRHETSDKEIHNPSTSNNVNKVNIGSSEASCSVGNPTMVNIKLERMDEYENIQIKQEPDTEEYNAGDVNHGILSVPIKKEFPQSDSDMETSASNSIQGTSQDKSDNMCCKIKLKNLKSRKLKPCSGKVLHKYFNNLPELIGTSTVIVKKPNIMYLPINVILKRVEYTVNLLNIREKGERTDVTETNIYNEGDEVNGSHVRRLRSSASRSDTDGTGQSNMRFPSQNPQYRPYNMWRDRHSFNYFNFNMFFQRNFSPPWYTNSNCQFTPRNHAYPRPTLSVHNRITPQSRKRPKNNTQKQHLDGIKKLSAKLKLLLQKGNMDPVNIQSLQRLIHLYNRRYKARMRISPDFDIVDENVLDTIDLDDEEPAEKRRRNNDDQAYKDNLEQLKQLASKLKSLEENKKSSARHRRALSKLLKVFNESYKEEYYLSEEHEIKNPRHITLDTSESESDVLMNEDTPNRSKGKKVKNPFNILKRLTEKQKDGNTSSTSDDCDVQECKKYSDVLAKTFSKGWLPREDDFGRAEVVKKDSINMACNHDEKDLRREEFMYDFLKIQSTKTDDWLNLKTLICQSFVEAMAQFQGNMNDLRQVSSNVTVKSEDNSLASVLRKLTIIRRDDSLNDECNLKIDFDVYNRDVQNFRKTNRPTPHFRLIALDESSTIPSGQEIATLASKYNDDVAIIFAVVGMNSIGFIQIKPTVLPVFLPNES